In bacterium, the genomic stretch GCCACGAGGTGCTGCGCTACGGCGACTACTCGCGCATGGAGGAGTCGCTGCTCGACCATCCCTACCAGTGGGGCTCGAAGCGCACGGGTCTGGACCTGGCGCGCGTCGGCGGCAAGTACGACAACCTCTGGCACTACCTGCACCTGATGGATCCGCGCTCGACGTCGCCGGCGTCGAACATGCCGACCTACACCCACTTCAAGACCAAGACCGTCGACCCGGCGGTGGTCCGGAAGCGCATGGAGGTGCTGAAGTTCCTGGGCGTGCCCTACACCGACGAGGAGATCGCGAACTCGGCCGAGGTGCTCGCCAGCCAGGGCCGGCTCATCGCCGACGACCTGGCCGGCAAGGACGTGAACATCGCGCCCGACAGCGAGATGGCCGCGGTGATCGCGTACCTGCAGCGCCTGGGCCGCGGACCGCAGCCCACCGCGCCGGCGCCGGTCGAGACGGCGGCGAAGGAATAGGAAGGGAAGATGTTCCAGGAGTTCTACGCCCAGAGCGAGCACCTGGTCTGGCCCCTGATCGGGCTGATCATCTTCGTGGCGATCTTCGTCGGCGTGCTGGCCTACGTTTTCCTGGGCCTGCGCGACCGACGGAAGATCGATGAGATCGCGGCGCTGCCGCTGGACGATTCAGAGGAAGAGATTTCCACGGGCCGCTGAAATTCCGGGAAGCTTCCCGAGGCCGAATGGGAGGGCCGATTCAATGAGCGACAAGCAGGACATCACCCGCGACAACCGCGAGGACTACCGGCCGGATACCGTGCTGAGCCACGAGTTCGACGGCATCCAGGAGTTCGACAACCGGCTGCCGAACTGGTGGATGTGGATCATGTACGGGACGATCATCTTCAGTGTCTTCTACTGGATCGTCTTCCACACCCTCGAGCTGCGGCAGCTGCCGCGCGAGCAGTTCGCCGAGGTCATGGCCAAAGCCGAGGAGGAGCAGCTGGCCCGCATGGCGGCCGCCGGCATCGACAACGACTTCTTCGTGGCGCTGGCCAAGAACGACGCCAAGGTGGCCTCCGGTCGCGAGATCTTCACCAAGCACTGCGTGGCCTGCCACCTCGACCAGGGCCAGGGCCTCGTGGGCCCGAACCTGACCGACGGGGTGTGGATCCACGGCTGCGATCCCATGTCGATCCAGAAGACCGTGAACGAGGGCGTGGCCGCCAAGGGCATGCCCGCCTGGCTGAACCAGCTCGGCCCGTCGCGGGTCATGGACGTCGTCGCCTACGTGATGACGATCCGGGGCACCAACGTGGCGGGCAAGGCCCCGGAAGGCGAGCCTTGCGAGTTCTGACCGGACCGCTGATGTTGAAGGGCGGGCGCACTCGTGCTCCCGCCCTTTTCTTTTTGTGGCAAACGCATAGCGGCGTAATGGGATTTGATTACTCCGCTTTTGAAAGGTAGGTCTCCATGGCCGCCGAGAAGCGCACCCCCGACCTGAACACCATCTACACCATCAACGCCGACGGCTCGCGCAACATGCTGCAGGTCGACGTCGTCAAGGGCCGCTGGACGACCCGCAAGTACCTCATGTACGCCGTGCTGATCCTGGTCTACATCGCCGCGCCCTGGATCACGATCGGCGGCCACCCGGCCGTGCTGATCGACATCCCCGGCCGGGCGGCCTACCTCATGGGCGCCACCTTCACGAACCAGGACTTCCACCTGTTCTTCTTCGTGCTCATCGGGCTGGGCATCGCGCTCTTCGTCGTCACCTCGCTCTTCGGACGGGTGTGGTGCGGCTTCGCCTGCCCCCAGACGGTGTTCATGGAGGGCGTCTTCCGCCCGATCGAGCGCATCATCGAGGGCCGGCGCGTCGAGCGCATGCGGCGCAACAAGGCGGGCGGCTTCGACAAGACCTGGCGCAAGGTCGTCAAGCACGGCGCCTTCATCTTCCTGAGCTGGAACTTCGCCATCGCCTTCATGTGCTATTTCATTCCCACGCGGGAGATGCTGCACCTGATCCCGTTCTTCGACGGCGACGTCACGCCCCTGATCTGGAGCCTGTTCTGGACCGCCCTGCTCTACTTCGACTACAGCTGGTTCCGCGAGCAGACCTGCCTGATCATCTGCCCCTACGGCCGCCTGCAGTCGACCCTCGTCGACTACGACACGATCATCATCGGCTACGACAAGACCCGCGGGGAGCCCCGCCACAAGGGCAAGGACAAGGGCGGCGACTGCATCGACTGCCGGCGCTGCATCGACGTCTGCCCCACGGGCATCGACATCCGCAACGGCCTGCAGATGGAGTGCATCGGCTGCACCGCGTGCATCGACGCCTGCGACGACATCATGCGCAAGATCGACAAGCCGGAGGGCCTGATCCGCTTCGACAGCTCGCGCGGCTTCGAGACGGGCAAGCCCGCCCGCCTGC encodes the following:
- a CDS encoding cbb3-type cytochrome c oxidase subunit 3 — translated: MFQEFYAQSEHLVWPLIGLIIFVAIFVGVLAYVFLGLRDRRKIDEIAALPLDDSEEEISTGR
- the ccoG gene encoding cytochrome c oxidase accessory protein CcoG, whose amino-acid sequence is MAAEKRTPDLNTIYTINADGSRNMLQVDVVKGRWTTRKYLMYAVLILVYIAAPWITIGGHPAVLIDIPGRAAYLMGATFTNQDFHLFFFVLIGLGIALFVVTSLFGRVWCGFACPQTVFMEGVFRPIERIIEGRRVERMRRNKAGGFDKTWRKVVKHGAFIFLSWNFAIAFMCYFIPTREMLHLIPFFDGDVTPLIWSLFWTALLYFDYSWFREQTCLIICPYGRLQSTLVDYDTIIIGYDKTRGEPRHKGKDKGGDCIDCRRCIDVCPTGIDIRNGLQMECIGCTACIDACDDIMRKIDKPEGLIRFDSSRGFETGKPARLLRPRFIIYAVMILILAGLFVMRATRRENFQVTVMRSQGLPYQIDGDMIRNLYTMHLQNKTDGTKVYFLRPSDDALAGYEGVEYIIPQERVELPGFGDRQLTAFAMMPKKAYTLPEDFHFAFTDSATGITQNIKVRFRGP
- a CDS encoding c-type cytochrome yields the protein MSDKQDITRDNREDYRPDTVLSHEFDGIQEFDNRLPNWWMWIMYGTIIFSVFYWIVFHTLELRQLPREQFAEVMAKAEEEQLARMAAAGIDNDFFVALAKNDAKVASGREIFTKHCVACHLDQGQGLVGPNLTDGVWIHGCDPMSIQKTVNEGVAAKGMPAWLNQLGPSRVMDVVAYVMTIRGTNVAGKAPEGEPCEF